The Pyrus communis chromosome 14, drPyrComm1.1, whole genome shotgun sequence sequence TTTTCATTCCCACCCACATCACCATCTTCTCCACCTTCCCCCACCAATTCTTTCTCAGATTCCTCCGCCCCACCCGAAACCAAATGCCGGGTTTTCTCCCCGCCGGAATCCGAACCTCCCTGCTTCAACTCATCCCCTTTCATCTGAACACCAATTTGCTTATCCCTCTCACCCCTTACCTTCCCAGATCTCAACATCTCTCACAGTACACCCTAATCCCAGAAAACCCACTTCAGCtttgaacttaattacacaaaCCCAACAGCTAGAAAGCTTCTCTCTCAAGAACTAACCCTACCCTGtaaccaaaaattaaagaaaatatttatttaaaaatatatacatacatagatATATGAAATCAGTGATGTTTTTGAACGTGTACGGACTGACCAGATCACCAACCGCGACAATGGGTTGACGAAGCCCCCAGTCAATGCAAGCAAAGACACCGGAGATATTCTGATGCCTCCCTCACGAGCACGTGCGCGGCACGTCATACAGTAGCTTCAGCGATTCAGCCATGGCGCTTTGTGAAATTGGGGAAGGAATTGAAGGAGTTTAAcgggaggaagaggaagagagaaagacacaggagagagagagagagttggagTTGTTGATAGAGACAGGGAGCCTTGGGGCTTGCAAGGTTTAAGAGAAAAGCTTTcccttgctttttttttttttttttttttttaattttatttttgcgGGGGATTTTGTGGTTTTCCCTCCATAAATTACATCCCAATTGGAAAAttgcttttttattattttttttctttttttggtcaatggCCCTATGTCCTTTTCTCATAGGACCtttttctattaattaattCATATCTACATGgtcaaaatgttttttttttatctttaaaaatatcagaacaaaaaaaaaaaaaaaaaaaaaaaaaaaaccatgagtAGCTTATGAGTCAAACCTTGTCGTTCAAAAGGAGGGATGTTCAATTGTTATTCATGGAGTATTATGTCGTGTATCAATTTACAGAAAATGGTTTTTGGTTCGAAAAGTACTTAAAATGTTAAAATGCTTTCTGTAAGTTTCTTACAAGCTTCTTATAGGAAGCACTTCAAACGTTTTTCAAAAATAcatttacatttttactaagaattagtttaaaaatattttcattaaaaacgtTTAAAATACACTTCTAAACATGCTCTTAATTATCTTTCTTTTGAGTTATGCTCCTTTGTATTGAAGATTTGAAGTAACTTTTGAAATCTTACTATTGGTCAAATTAGATTAAATGGATTTTAGTCTGTTACTATTAGCCTTAAACGTTAATGTTTTTAGcacttcttcttttcttctcttgatttttatttgatttattcaatctagaAGTTgtataaggtcatctccaaccagAGGGTTAGAGGGTCGAAAATAGTCCGAAAATCGTTTCCAACCAAGTgttaggccagagggctcgtggaatctgagagggccccatggaatctgaaagggccaaagggctggccagaaaataCACCAATCCTGTCAAATATAATCGACatgaatgcttttttttttttttttttttaattcttaaaaattctaatttttttttcctataaatacctagactattcattcaccattcctacaccattaatttgtagtttttaaatttatttgtcgttttttaatttaattcgtagtttttaaatttaaagttattgtttttaaatttaaattgttgtagtttttaaatttaaataataaattatgtttggccctatggcccttggttggagacggtttgttataacagggctaaaacgagccctatggcactttggccctcgattggagatgaagacaaatatgataatgtattattcattaaaatattaatatcttagagaGCCAGAGAGTTAAAACAAGTCATCTGGGTAGCATTCAGTTGGAGATAACCTAAATAAAGAATGAtggaagggagagagaaaagagagtgtGCAAATAATAAAACTAACAAAATACATCCATGCATCTACCATGCAAAATAAAAAGGCAACTAGGTCTTCCATTTGAGAATGTTTACGTAGAAAACCCAAGATCGCTTTTATTAGAAACACATTGAATGCTCATGCAACATAACACAATTAAGCGtaaatatttttaactttttatgtcAAATGTTGTcggatgtattttttttaatcctgtGAAGTACTTTTAGACATGCACGAAATTCCCAAGGTGGACGTTCATGCTCATCAGCATGGAAAAGGATCCTGGGATCTGGGGCATTCCGTAATCATATCCGTTATCGTATATCGTAagatcagtttttgttaggtactatttatacttaattttaaattttaaattttaaattatttctaACCGTACAATATATGATAAACAAATATGATTACGGAATCCCTCGAATCCTCAAGAAAAGAATCTAACGAGAATCTTTTTCCCATCACATAAACATGAGGCATGACATACCGGAGAACTATGTACAATTGTACTAAAGCCAGTAAATAAATGGTGGTGTTATCCATATATTTCTACTTATCTCTCatgtatttttttgttaatttctgttttttttatccttttgatTCACTGATTCGAGAGtcgaaaatgaaaaaatatgtGAAAGATAAAAAGGGTAGTGTGGCTAGCCCCACCCCTATATAAATCGTGAAGAAAACAAGCTACATTCGTATGGGCTTTTAGTTGAAGCATTACGTTAGGAAGTATTAGTCAATCAATATACTCGAGTTTATTCCAAATTTTTGGGTATTAGCCCCTTTTTGtcattaaataatacaaaattctAAAGTATCataatttatgaatttcaaACTTTCATGTAACCGACATAACTCACATATATATTGACTATTACGCCATTCCAGTTTTAGGTTCATATTCCACAAAACGTGTTATGAGTTTGATTCTTGACGTTAGTGATTCACGCAATGGTAGTCAAGGAATGCTGAAATGTTTATGTGAGTCTTTCTGGCTCCCAAATAGTGAATTGTAGTGATAGAGTCACCAACTAGTCtctttagaaaaaataaaaataaaaactttaatgaaaaactcccgataatgttcactttaacgaaaaaccaaatttttacactaaaaaatcaatatggTAGTATTTACTTTCCTAATTATGCTTTGCCCTTTCGCTTGGTGGCTGACAGAGTCTATTGGTGAACTTCCACGCACTCTCCTAGAAGCCCGCGTATTACAGGACATGATCCAACAGATTTTGGTGAATCGCTGTCGACCCAAACGTAAACAAACTCACAACTCTTCCGGTCAAGTTAGGAACACAACTTTACAATGTCCTTtgctcccttttttttttttttttttgttttgtaggaaAACTTATGAAAGAGgcttgagttttaacgataaagacaaattTTGTGTGAATTAAGGACATTCACATCATGGTTAAGGTAAGTAATCCTTTCTGTTTGGCCGGACATGGGAAGTAATCCTACGAGATTAAGATAAAATGGTAAGTGGTTCAATGAAATGGTCATGCCTTTAATTACATAGCAAATTAATAAATGAATGGATTatggaaagaaaaatagtgACATCACTGacatttttatttactttaaatcaaaacaaattaagCTGCTCATTATGTGGTTTAGTCGAATTcgtcatttttttaatataaaaatatcgatgtactaaaaaaaaaaaaaaaccgtcaaaaaataaaaaagttaataattgaGCATTGACTGCTCCATCATTCTAATTCATCATTGTTCTTGTATCGAATGTGGATTGCATCGTGAGACTTACAAACCTTTTTATTTCATATGTGATTGTAAACGCAACGAAAGTCATAAACCATGAGTAAATTCAGGTAGAGCAGCTTGATTATCCAGCTTGGTCATGCACTCTCACAAAGAAACAAGCCCTGCTGTATTTGGTCCCATCCAAACTCACGTAAGTAAACTTCTAATGTACACCAGCGCAGCTGTTTAGGCACTCTCATAAAGACGCATGCCCTACTAGTTGGTCAGACACTCTCATAAAGAAACACGGCCCAATGCTTCATCCACGTGAGTACAACTTCCAATGCACACCGACCTAGCAGATCAAGCTACCCAACTAAACATTTCCTCCAAGAGTCGAACGTTTAGATCCAAAACTTACTTCAAGTTATGGTGCtaaaattgaaaacattggAAAAAAAGAATTACATTGACTAGGAGGAACAACTGATCCTATTCGAATTCATTCTCCCCCCTATTCTTAACTTCTCAAATCCATTTTCCGCGTTCCAAGTAAATAAACATGCGAATTGAGAATTGTACGAGTAAAAGTTCAATGTCATTCATAAGTCGAAACATGGTAGAGTGAAGTTTCAAATTTCCTTAATAAATAGTTAGAACATACGTAACACTCCACAAACTCACTAAAACATCATAACGTTTTTGATAAAACTAAAACATCCAAAATTTCATGCTTCgctaacaaaagaaaataacaagATGCAGCAAGGCTGATGACACGGAACCTTCCTGCGCCTGCGAACACATACGATCCCAAAACATGCAGAAGCTCATTTCTTCTTTGCCTTGGCAGCATCACCGGCCTTTGTCTGCACATATAACATTTGAAAACGTTAAACCAACTCAAGAAAAGTTCAGGGTAAAACTTCGAGTAGAAAACAATGACAAGGTTCGAGTACCAGTGTTTCCAAGGTCTACCCAGTGCTTAAGGTAAAAACACTATCCCTGACCCTACCACCATCACATTTTACTAACACTAACCAGGACAAAACAATGACAGTATTGTTACCTTCTTAACTCCACGAATCTTCTTGGCTCTGTTCTTCCTTTCCTTGAGTTGTTTCCTTGATTTTTCAACCTTTGTATCTAGTCCATTCTGCACAAGTAGCCAAGTTTGAGAGAGCAATAGAcaaacatgtgtgtgtgtggaacGAGAGAGCAGGAGAGATCTCAAAATTTATAAGGTCCAACAAACGACCTTTCAGAGGCATACGTATTTCATGCCAAACTAATGACTGATTCTTTGAGTGAAAGATGCCTATAAACTGTGAAACTACATAGTATCATAACTTACCAAAAGGAATTGTAAAACACATTATACTCAACAATATGAAGTATGAACACATTCTAAAAACCATGATAGGGAATTGATACTGACTAAATCAGCAGACTTAAACAGACAGATGCACCGCCGCCAACAGTTAACGAATGGCCTCACAGGGATTTTGTATCAAGCTCACATGCGAGAATTGTTATTTTAAGATCATATTTCTCTCTCCTAATCTCTCTTTCTACCAGTTTCAACCCCAATACCTATTGGATTTGCCCAAATCCAACACTGCAACAGCGAACCGCCAATACCAGATAAGTATAAAGATACATTTAATGCACATTTTGAACAACAGTTGAGGTTAAACACACGTATATGCTATATGACAATACTTGCAAGTAACACAATGGGATGGGTGATAGGAAGATAAAGTTACCCTGATCAGCCTGTACTTGGGCTCGTACTTCTTGGCATTCTCTACGGTATCataaatcaaaccaaagccagtGGACTTCCCCCCTCCAAAATGGGTGCGGAACTTGAATACGAAGATGGAATTTGGGTCCCTCACCTCGTACAACCTCGCAAGTTTCTCCTTCAGCTCTGCCTTcattatgaaaaagaaacagaaacccATTTCAATCAACACTTCTTTGCACCATTGTTACAATTGTACTTTTCCCATCTCTCCAATGAATTTAATTTCacaatattaaaaaacaaaaaagaaaagagaagcaATCTACCTAccttacataaacataaaagcCATAAAAGAAATAGATCTAGTTCAAAAACATCAAATAAACAGAATCAAATCCCACTGAAAAAAAAACCCGTGATTTAAAATTTCTTCATTTCCTATTAGCTAGTGCAATAACATCAAATAAACAGAGCCAAATCCCCATTGAAAGAACCAGAAAGCTCGAGGAAAGAAACCAAACCTTTGAGACATTGGGTCGACCAGGATGCAGAACGTCGATGACCTGCATCAACACAAAAACACAGAGTAAAATCAGCCAAACaggttaaaaaaaatacacatctGCGTAATTTTCTAACTCGTTTTCCTGCATTTTCTAGTTGACCAAACAGGGAAAGTACACTAGTACAAGATAGAAGACTCACGAATTGCTTTCTGGAGAGAAGGCGGTTGGTCATGAACTTCCTCGTACGAATCGTTACTGCCTTGGTGTCGGCCATGGttgtctctctcttctctctctctgcgcCTCCGCTCTGTATTCGGATGGGACTGTCTGTGCGAGAGGTTTGCGCGTATGCGGAGGAAGGCGGCGATGAGAGGTTTTTAGGGTTTCGGAATTTGACTGTGCAACTTTTATATAAGGGCAGAGCCCATCTTTTGAAATGTTTGGGCCGGTGAATAATCACAAGTCGGGCTTTTTAAAGCccataaaattacaaaaaaagcCCAGCCCAAGCCTTTTTTTCTAATATTAGATTCAATGTGCCAGATGTTTCCGAAACAGAAATTTCATTACCGACCCTCTTCAAATTATCTGATGGGAAGGCCAACATCCACCATCCACGTCCCCGACAGACGACAGCGTTCCGATCACGAGAACGGGCGATACCCACGGCACTCCGACTCCTCCGGCGACAACCGCTACCAGCGTCGCAGCCCCAGCTACGAAAGCTACGACAATCGCCGCCACCGAAACCCTTCGGGCTCGCCACCCAGACGAAGTCCTAGGGTCAACAGGGGAGGCCCAGACTCTTTGGCCCGGCGTCGGAGCCCCAGCTATGAGGACTACGACCGACGCGACAACCGACGCCACCGAAATCGCTCGGGCACGCCTGATTACCCAAACCCTAGAAAAAGTCCTAGGGCTAATGGGGGGCCGGACTCTTTGCCGAAGAAATTCGGGCGGGGAGGGAATATGGACTGGGGGAGGCGGTCGGAAGCGGAGGAGTCCGACGAGGAGCTGAAGGGGCTGAGCTTCGAGGAATACAGAAGGCTCAAGCGGCAGAAGATGAGGAAATCAGGGAAGTTTTGTATTTGGGAATTGACTCCCAGCCCGCCTAGGGGTGAGaacgatgagttcgaattggtGGGCAAGGCTGATGAGATTTCGGAACGGTATGGCGAGGAAGAGGAGATGGAATCGAAGGataagaagaaagagaaggaaaaatctGAGTCCGAATCTGAATCGGATTCGGAGGATTTGAGgtcgaggaggaggaagaagagttcGGGTTCGAAGCGTAGGAGTAGGAAATCGAAGTATAGTGATAGCGAATCGGAGAGTGAGAGTGAAAGCGATGATGAATCGGATGAAGAGGAGGATCGGAGACAGAGAAAGAAGTCGAAAAGTAGGAGTAAGAGAAGCAGGAGCAGAAGagaaaggagaagaaagaggaaaagcAGGCGTAGTAGCAGTAGCGAGTCCGATGAGAGCGAAGACAGTGAAAGTGAGGTTTCAGatttaaagaagaagaagaaacagcgAAAGTCTCGCAGTCGGAGTAAGAAGAAAGAGTTGGAAACTGAAATGGAGAGTGAGAAATCGGATTCGGAGGAGAAGGGTTTGGATTCTGAGGTTGATGCTAAGGCTGCTGCTTTAGTGGAAGAGGAGGTGATGAAGGATGAGAGTAATGCGGAGGCATTGAAGTTTAAGGAGATTTTCGAGGCTCAGAAGATGCTGTCACTGGACGATGAACCAGTGGTTGGTCCAATGCCGTTGCCTAGAGCTGAAGGGCATATTAGTTATGGTGGGGCTCTTAGGCCTGGTGAAGGTGATGCCATTGCACAATATGTTCAGCAGGGGAAGCGTATTCCGCGGAGAGGAGAAGTGGGTCTTTCGGCTGACGAGATTCAGAAGTTTGAGAACCTGGGGTACGTAATGAGTGGTAGTAGGCACCAGAGAATGAATGCCATTCGTATTAGGAAGGAAAACCAGGTTTACAGTGCTGAGGATAAGCGGGCTTTGGCCATGTTCAACTACGAGGAGAAAGCGAAGCGCGAGCACAAGGTTATGGCGGATTTGCAGCGACTGGTTCAGCGCCATATCGGGCAGGATGTCGGGCCTACTCACGACCCATTTTCAGGGAAGGAAAAAGAGATTGAATTTGCTGATACTTAGTTTCAAGTATGTTTACTTTT is a genomic window containing:
- the LOC137715469 gene encoding small ribosomal subunit protein eS24z-like, which codes for MADTKAVTIRTRKFMTNRLLSRKQFVIDVLHPGRPNVSKAELKEKLARLYEVRDPNSIFVFKFRTHFGGGKSTGFGLIYDTVENAKKYEPKYRLIRNGLDTKVEKSRKQLKERKNRAKKIRGVKKTKAGDAAKAKKK
- the LOC137715963 gene encoding uncharacterized protein, giving the protein MGRPTSTIHVPDRRQRSDHENGRYPRHSDSSGDNRYQRRSPSYESYDNRRHRNPSGSPPRRSPRVNRGGPDSLARRRSPSYEDYDRRDNRRHRNRSGTPDYPNPRKSPRANGGPDSLPKKFGRGGNMDWGRRSEAEESDEELKGLSFEEYRRLKRQKMRKSGKFCIWELTPSPPRGENDEFELVGKADEISERYGEEEEMESKDKKKEKEKSESESESDSEDLRSRRRKKSSGSKRRSRKSKYSDSESESESESDDESDEEEDRRQRKKSKSRSKRSRSRRERRRKRKSRRSSSSESDESEDSESEVSDLKKKKKQRKSRSRSKKKELETEMESEKSDSEEKGLDSEVDAKAAALVEEEVMKDESNAEALKFKEIFEAQKMLSLDDEPVVGPMPLPRAEGHISYGGALRPGEGDAIAQYVQQGKRIPRRGEVGLSADEIQKFENLGYVMSGSRHQRMNAIRIRKENQVYSAEDKRALAMFNYEEKAKREHKVMADLQRLVQRHIGQDVGPTHDPFSGKEKEIEFADT